The Leclercia sp. S52 genome has a segment encoding these proteins:
- the pbpG gene encoding D-alanyl-D-alanine endopeptidase, protein MLKFRVSLLSLALLLAVPAATPAIAKPAAVATAAQPEIASGSAMIVDLNTNKVIYSSHPNLVRPIASITKLMTAMVVLDARLPLDEKLRVDISHTPEMKGIYSRVRLNSEISRKNMLLLALMSSENRAAASLAHHYPGGYDAFIRAMNAKAKALGMVQTRFVEPTGLSIHNVSTAQDLTRLLIATKQYPLLGQLSTTREEMATFSNPAYTLPFRNTNHLVYRDNWNIQLTKTGFTNAAGHCLVMRTVFNGKPVALVVMDAFGKYTHFADASRLRTWIETGKAQPVPAAALSYKKQKAAQMATAQND, encoded by the coding sequence ATGCTGAAATTCCGCGTTTCTTTACTGAGTCTTGCGCTGTTGCTGGCTGTGCCAGCGGCGACCCCGGCGATCGCCAAACCTGCCGCTGTGGCTACGGCTGCCCAGCCGGAGATTGCCTCCGGTAGCGCCATGATCGTCGATCTGAATACCAACAAAGTGATCTACTCCAGCCACCCCAATCTGGTGCGGCCGATCGCTTCGATTACTAAATTAATGACTGCGATGGTGGTGCTGGATGCACGACTGCCGCTGGATGAAAAACTGCGCGTTGATATCAGCCATACGCCGGAGATGAAAGGGATCTACTCCCGCGTGCGCCTGAACAGTGAAATCAGCCGCAAAAACATGCTGCTGCTGGCCCTGATGTCCTCGGAAAACCGCGCCGCGGCAAGCCTGGCGCACCACTATCCGGGCGGCTATGACGCGTTTATCCGGGCGATGAATGCGAAAGCGAAGGCATTGGGAATGGTCCAGACGCGCTTTGTGGAGCCAACCGGCCTGTCGATTCATAACGTCTCGACGGCGCAGGATCTGACGAGACTGCTGATTGCCACTAAGCAGTATCCGCTGCTCGGCCAGCTCAGCACTACGCGTGAAGAGATGGCGACCTTCTCGAACCCGGCCTATACCCTGCCGTTTCGTAACACCAACCACCTGGTCTACCGCGACAACTGGAATATCCAGCTGACCAAAACCGGCTTTACCAACGCCGCGGGCCACTGCCTGGTGATGCGTACGGTCTTTAATGGCAAGCCGGTGGCGCTGGTGGTGATGGATGCCTTCGGCAAATATACCCACTTTGCCGACGCCAGCCGTCTGCGGACCTGGATTGAAACCGGGAAGGCGCAGCCGGTGCCGGCCGCGGCGCTGAGTTATAAAAAGCAGAAGGCCGCACAGATGGCGACCGCGCAAAACGATTGA
- the bglX gene encoding beta-glucosidase BglX: MKWLCSVGVAVSLALQPALADDLFGNHPLTPEARDAFVTDLLTKMSVDEKIGQLRLISVGPDNPKEAIREMIKNGQVGAIFNTVTRQDIRKMQDQVMELSHLKIPLFFAYDVVHGQRTVFPISLGLASSFNLDAVKTVGRVSAYEAADDGLNMTWAPMVDVSRDPRWGRGSEGFGEDTYLTATMGKTMVEAMQGKSPADRYSVMTSVKHFAAYGAVEGGKEYNTVDMSPQRLFNDYMPPYKAGLDAGSGAVMVALNSLNGTPATSDSWLLKDVLRDQWGFKGITVSDHGAIKELIKHGTASDPEDAVRVALKSGINMSMSDEYYSKYLPGLVKSGKVTMAELDDATRHVLNVKYDMGLFNDPYSHLGPKESDPADTNAESRLHRKEARDVARESLVLLKNRLDTLPLAKSGTVAVVGPLADSKRDVMGSWSAAGVADQSVTVLTGIKDALGDKGKVIYAKGANVTSDNDIVTFLNQYEEAVKVDPRPAQEMIDEAVNAAKQSDVVVAVVGEAQGMAHEASSRTDITLPQSQKALITALKATGKPLVLVLMNGRPLALVDENQQADAILETWFAGTEGGNAIADVLFGDYNPSGKLPMSFPRSVGQIPVYYSHLNTGRPYNADKPNKYTSRYFDEANGPLYPFGYGLSYTTFTVSDVKMSSPTMKADGSVTASVEVTNSGKREGDTVIQMYVQDVTASMSRPVKQLRGFEKVHLKPGETKTVSFPIDVDALKFWNQQMKYAAEPGKFNVFIGVDSARVNKGEFELL, encoded by the coding sequence ATGAAATGGCTTTGTTCTGTAGGGGTAGCTGTAAGTCTGGCGCTGCAGCCCGCGCTGGCTGACGACCTGTTTGGCAATCATCCGCTGACGCCGGAAGCCCGCGACGCATTTGTCACCGATCTGCTCACAAAGATGTCGGTCGACGAGAAAATCGGCCAGCTGCGTCTGATCAGCGTCGGGCCGGACAATCCGAAAGAAGCCATCCGCGAGATGATTAAAAACGGGCAGGTGGGGGCGATCTTCAACACCGTCACCCGTCAGGATATCCGCAAAATGCAGGATCAGGTGATGGAACTCAGCCACCTGAAAATCCCGTTATTCTTCGCCTATGACGTGGTCCACGGTCAGCGTACCGTCTTCCCGATTAGCCTCGGCCTGGCCTCCTCCTTTAACCTCGATGCGGTGAAAACCGTCGGTCGCGTGTCCGCTTATGAAGCGGCGGACGACGGTCTGAACATGACCTGGGCGCCAATGGTCGACGTTTCCCGCGATCCGCGTTGGGGCCGTGGCTCGGAAGGCTTCGGGGAAGATACTTATCTGACCGCAACCATGGGCAAAACCATGGTTGAAGCAATGCAGGGTAAAAGCCCGGCCGATCGCTACTCGGTGATGACCAGCGTCAAGCACTTCGCCGCCTATGGCGCCGTAGAGGGCGGTAAAGAGTACAACACCGTCGACATGAGCCCGCAGCGCCTGTTTAACGACTACATGCCGCCGTACAAAGCCGGTCTTGATGCCGGTAGCGGCGCGGTGATGGTGGCCCTGAACTCGCTCAACGGCACGCCGGCGACCTCTGATTCCTGGCTGCTGAAAGACGTGCTGCGCGACCAGTGGGGCTTTAAAGGCATCACCGTTTCTGACCACGGGGCGATTAAAGAGCTGATCAAGCACGGCACGGCATCCGATCCGGAAGACGCGGTGCGGGTGGCGCTGAAGTCCGGCATCAACATGAGCATGAGCGACGAGTACTACAGCAAGTACCTGCCGGGTCTGGTGAAGAGCGGCAAAGTCACTATGGCGGAGCTGGACGACGCCACGCGCCACGTGCTGAACGTGAAGTATGACATGGGGCTGTTTAACGATCCGTACAGCCACCTGGGGCCAAAAGAGTCCGACCCGGCGGACACCAACGCCGAAAGCCGTTTGCATCGTAAAGAAGCCCGCGACGTGGCGCGCGAAAGCCTGGTGCTGCTGAAAAACCGTCTGGACACGCTGCCGCTGGCGAAATCCGGTACCGTGGCAGTGGTTGGCCCGCTGGCTGACAGCAAGCGCGACGTGATGGGCAGCTGGTCTGCGGCAGGCGTGGCCGATCAGTCCGTGACCGTGTTGACCGGCATTAAAGACGCGCTGGGCGACAAGGGCAAAGTGATTTATGCCAAAGGCGCTAACGTCACCAGCGACAACGATATCGTCACCTTCCTCAACCAGTATGAAGAGGCGGTGAAGGTCGATCCGCGCCCGGCGCAGGAGATGATCGACGAGGCGGTAAACGCCGCGAAGCAGTCTGACGTGGTGGTTGCCGTAGTGGGTGAAGCCCAGGGCATGGCCCATGAAGCGTCAAGCCGTACCGATATCACCCTGCCGCAGAGCCAGAAGGCGCTGATTACTGCGCTGAAAGCCACCGGCAAACCGCTGGTGCTGGTGCTGATGAACGGTCGTCCGCTGGCGCTGGTTGACGAGAACCAGCAGGCCGACGCGATTCTGGAAACCTGGTTCGCCGGTACCGAGGGCGGTAACGCCATCGCCGACGTGCTGTTTGGCGATTACAACCCGTCGGGCAAACTGCCGATGTCCTTCCCGCGCTCCGTCGGGCAGATCCCGGTGTACTACAGCCACCTCAACACCGGCCGTCCGTACAACGCGGATAAACCGAACAAGTACACCTCGCGCTATTTCGACGAAGCCAATGGCCCGCTCTATCCGTTTGGCTATGGCCTGAGCTACACCACCTTCACCGTTTCCGACGTGAAAATGTCGTCTCCGACGATGAAAGCGGACGGTAGCGTTACCGCCAGCGTCGAGGTGACCAACAGCGGCAAACGTGAAGGGGATACGGTGATCCAGATGTACGTCCAGGATGTGACCGCCTCCATGAGCCGTCCGGTGAAACAGCTGCGTGGCTTCGAGAAGGTGCACCTGAAGCCAGGCGAAACCAAAACCGTCAGCTTCCCGATTGACGTGGATGCGCTCAAGTTCTGGAATCAGCAGATGAAATATGCCGCTGAGCCGGGCAAGTTCAACGTCTTTATTGGCGTCGATTCCGCCCGTGTGAACAAGGGTGAGTTCGAGCTGCTGTAA
- the dld gene encoding D-lactate dehydrogenase translates to MSFEQPHNNTDFINDLTRLVGPAHLLTDAAKTARYRKGFRSGQGDALAVVFPGTLLELWRVLSACVAADKIILMQAANTGLTEGSTPNGNDYDRDIVIISTLRLDKLHLLDKGEQVLAFPGTTLYSLEKALKPLGREPHSVIGSSCIGASVIGGICNNSGGSLVQRGPAYTEMSLFARIDEQGKLTLVNHLGIDLGVTPEQILSKLDDDRVKDSDVLHDGRHAHDHDYISRVREIDADTPARYNADPDRLFESSGCAGKLAVFAVRLDTFPAEKRQQVFYIGTNQPEVLTTIRRHILGEFTHLPVAGEYMHRDIYDIAERYGKDTFLMIDKLGTDKMPFFFTMKGRTDAMLEKVSLFKPHFTDRFMQKLGNAFPAHLPPRMKSWRDKYEHHLLLKMAGDGIAEAQTWLSEFFKSAEGDFFACTPEEGSKAFLHRFAAAGAAIRYQAVHADEVEDILALDIALRRNDTDWFEKLPPEIDSQLVHKLYYGHFMCYVFHQDYIVKKGVDAHALKAQMLTLLQARGAQYPAEHNVGHIYEAPPALKQFYRANDPTNSMNPGIGKTTKHKNWEGEPETVSNDLQATDQTS, encoded by the coding sequence ATGTCTTTTGAACAACCGCATAATAACACCGACTTTATTAATGACCTGACGCGACTGGTGGGACCTGCCCACCTGCTGACCGACGCCGCGAAAACCGCCCGCTACCGCAAGGGCTTTCGCTCCGGACAAGGAGACGCGCTGGCGGTGGTGTTCCCTGGCACCCTGCTGGAGCTGTGGCGGGTGCTCAGCGCCTGCGTGGCGGCAGACAAAATTATTCTGATGCAGGCGGCAAATACCGGCCTGACCGAAGGCTCCACGCCGAACGGCAACGATTACGACCGCGACATTGTGATTATCAGCACCCTGCGCCTCGACAAGCTGCATCTGCTGGACAAGGGCGAGCAGGTGCTGGCCTTCCCGGGCACCACGCTCTACTCACTGGAAAAGGCGCTGAAGCCGCTGGGCCGGGAGCCGCACTCGGTGATTGGCTCATCCTGTATCGGCGCCTCGGTGATCGGCGGGATCTGCAACAACTCCGGCGGCTCGCTGGTGCAGCGCGGCCCGGCCTACACCGAAATGTCGCTGTTCGCCCGCATTGATGAGCAGGGTAAGCTAACCCTGGTGAACCATCTGGGCATCGATCTGGGCGTTACGCCAGAGCAGATCCTCAGCAAGCTGGATGACGATCGCGTCAAGGACAGCGATGTGCTGCACGACGGACGTCACGCCCACGATCATGACTACATCAGCCGGGTGCGCGAGATCGACGCCGACACCCCGGCGCGCTATAACGCCGACCCGGATCGCCTGTTTGAATCCTCCGGCTGCGCGGGCAAGCTGGCGGTCTTCGCCGTGCGTCTCGACACCTTCCCGGCCGAGAAACGCCAGCAGGTGTTTTACATCGGCACCAACCAGCCTGAGGTGCTGACCACCATCCGCCGCCATATTCTCGGGGAGTTCACCCACCTGCCGGTCGCCGGTGAGTATATGCACCGGGATATCTACGACATTGCCGAACGCTACGGCAAAGATACCTTCCTGATGATCGACAAGCTCGGCACCGACAAGATGCCCTTCTTCTTCACCATGAAGGGGCGCACCGATGCGATGCTGGAGAAAGTGTCGCTGTTTAAGCCGCACTTTACCGACCGCTTTATGCAAAAGCTGGGCAACGCCTTCCCGGCGCACCTGCCGCCGCGGATGAAAAGCTGGCGCGATAAGTACGAGCACCACCTGCTGTTGAAGATGGCGGGCGACGGTATTGCCGAAGCGCAGACCTGGCTGAGCGAATTCTTTAAAAGCGCCGAGGGCGATTTCTTCGCCTGTACGCCTGAAGAGGGCAGCAAGGCCTTTTTACACCGTTTTGCCGCCGCCGGGGCCGCGATCCGCTATCAGGCGGTGCATGCCGACGAGGTGGAAGACATTCTGGCGCTGGACATTGCCCTGCGCCGCAACGACACCGACTGGTTCGAGAAGCTGCCGCCGGAGATCGACAGCCAGCTGGTGCATAAGCTCTATTACGGCCACTTTATGTGTTACGTCTTCCATCAGGATTACATCGTCAAAAAAGGGGTCGATGCTCACGCTCTGAAGGCGCAGATGCTAACGCTGCTGCAGGCGCGCGGCGCGCAATATCCGGCGGAACATAATGTCGGTCACATTTACGAAGCCCCGCCCGCATTAAAGCAGTTTTATCGCGCCAACGACCCAACAAACAGCATGAACCCGGGCATTGGCAAAACAACCAAGCATAAAAACTGGGAAGGGGAACCTGAAACAGTGAGTAATGACCTGCAAGCTACTGATCAAACCAGTTAG
- a CDS encoding ABC transporter permease, with amino-acid sequence MPIRCHNRVLLLLAIIALAAGALPFVNFAPNRLVSGEGRALWQVWSFSPALLLLPLCLLLGLTLARGRWALAATLVVCELLFAGLVWSAGLAASHLATSESPLARTAVGSGLWLWLALCLLACSDAIRRLSPQPIWRWLLQAQIWILPLLLLFSGELNSLSLLKEYANREDVFNAALAQHLTLLVGTLVPALLIGVPLGILCYRRKTTQGPVFAALNVIQTVPSVALFGLLIAPLAGLTRAWPWLSSLGIAGTGMTPALIALVLYALLPLARGVLAGLSQVPAEVLESADAMGMNARQRFWQIQLPLALPVLLRGLRVVAVQTVGMAVIAALIGAGGFGALVFQGLLSSALDLVLLGVIPTIVLAVVVDALFALWIALLRRRTHD; translated from the coding sequence GTGCCGATAAGATGTCATAACCGCGTCCTGCTGCTGCTGGCGATCATCGCCCTGGCTGCAGGCGCGTTACCTTTCGTCAATTTCGCCCCTAACCGGCTGGTGTCCGGGGAAGGGCGCGCCCTCTGGCAGGTGTGGTCGTTTTCCCCTGCGCTACTGTTACTCCCGCTGTGCCTGCTGCTGGGGCTAACCCTCGCCCGCGGGCGCTGGGCGCTGGCGGCGACGCTGGTGGTGTGCGAACTGCTGTTCGCCGGGCTGGTCTGGAGTGCCGGGCTGGCAGCATCCCACCTCGCCACCAGCGAAAGCCCGCTGGCGCGTACCGCGGTGGGCAGCGGCCTGTGGCTGTGGCTGGCGCTCTGTCTGCTGGCCTGCAGCGATGCCATTCGTCGGCTCAGCCCGCAGCCGATCTGGCGCTGGCTGCTGCAGGCGCAAATCTGGATCCTGCCGCTGCTGCTGCTATTCAGCGGCGAACTCAATTCCTTGTCCCTGCTGAAAGAGTATGCCAACCGCGAGGATGTCTTTAATGCGGCCCTCGCGCAGCATCTGACCCTGCTGGTGGGAACCCTGGTACCGGCGCTGCTGATCGGTGTGCCGCTGGGGATCCTCTGTTATCGCCGCAAGACGACGCAGGGACCGGTGTTTGCGGCGCTCAACGTGATTCAGACCGTGCCTTCCGTGGCGCTGTTTGGCCTGCTGATTGCCCCGCTCGCCGGGCTGACCCGCGCGTGGCCGTGGCTGTCGTCCCTGGGGATTGCCGGGACCGGCATGACCCCGGCGCTGATCGCTCTGGTGCTCTATGCCCTGCTGCCGCTGGCGCGCGGGGTGCTGGCGGGGCTTAGCCAGGTACCGGCCGAGGTGCTGGAGAGCGCCGACGCGATGGGGATGAACGCCCGCCAGCGGTTCTGGCAGATCCAGCTCCCGCTGGCGCTGCCGGTGCTGCTGCGCGGCCTGCGGGTAGTGGCGGTACAGACGGTGGGGATGGCGGTCATTGCGGCGTTGATCGGTGCCGGAGGATTCGGGGCGCTGGTGTTCCAGGGGCTGCTGAGCAGCGCGCTGGATCTGGTGCTGCTGGGCGTGATCCCGACCATCGTGCTGGCGGTGGTGGTGGATGCGCTTTTTGCCCTGTGGATCGCCCTGCTGCGAAGGAGAACCCATGATTGA
- a CDS encoding ABC transporter substrate-binding protein — translation MTMAKGMLGSAVLLAAMSLPLQAAEPVKVGSKIDTEGALLGNIILQVLESHGVKTVNKVQLGTTPVVRGAITSGELDIYPEYTGNGAFFFKDENDPAWKNASAGYEKVKKLDAEQNKLIWLTPAPANNTWTIAVRKDVAEKGKLTSLEDLSRYLKEKGDFKLAASAEFIERPDALPAFEKAYDFKLDQSQLLSLAGGDTAVTIKAAAQQTSGVNAAMAYGTDGPVAALGLQTLTDPKGVQPIYAPTPVVREAVLKAYPELDAWLKPVFDSLDEKTLQQLNASIAVEGLDAKKVAADYLKQKGLVK, via the coding sequence ATGACGATGGCAAAGGGGATGTTGGGATCTGCGGTGTTGCTGGCGGCGATGAGTCTGCCGTTGCAGGCAGCAGAGCCGGTAAAGGTGGGATCAAAAATTGATACCGAAGGCGCGCTGCTCGGCAATATTATTTTGCAGGTGCTGGAGAGTCACGGCGTCAAAACCGTCAATAAAGTGCAGCTGGGTACCACCCCGGTGGTGCGCGGGGCCATCACCTCCGGCGAGCTGGATATCTACCCGGAATACACCGGCAACGGGGCGTTCTTCTTCAAAGATGAAAACGACCCGGCGTGGAAAAATGCCAGCGCCGGATATGAGAAAGTCAAAAAGCTCGATGCTGAGCAGAATAAGCTGATATGGCTCACCCCGGCTCCGGCCAACAACACCTGGACCATCGCGGTCCGTAAAGACGTCGCCGAGAAAGGCAAACTTACCTCCCTTGAGGATCTCAGCCGCTATCTGAAAGAGAAGGGCGATTTCAAACTCGCCGCCTCGGCGGAGTTTATCGAGCGCCCGGATGCGCTGCCGGCGTTTGAAAAAGCCTACGACTTCAAGCTGGACCAAAGCCAGCTGCTCTCCCTGGCGGGCGGCGATACCGCGGTCACCATCAAAGCGGCAGCCCAGCAAACCTCGGGCGTGAACGCGGCGATGGCCTACGGCACCGACGGTCCGGTGGCGGCGCTGGGTCTGCAAACCCTGACCGATCCGAAAGGCGTTCAGCCGATCTATGCCCCGACGCCGGTGGTGCGTGAAGCGGTGCTGAAGGCCTACCCGGAGCTGGACGCGTGGCTGAAGCCGGTATTTGACAGTCTGGATGAGAAAACCCTGCAACAGCTGAATGCCAGCATTGCGGTGGAGGGGCTGGATGCCAAAAAAGTGGCGGCAGATTACCTGAAGCAGAAAGGGCTGGTGAAGTAG